In Streptomyces qaidamensis, one DNA window encodes the following:
- a CDS encoding Mrp/NBP35 family ATP-binding protein, whose amino-acid sequence MAMEDAVREALATVNDPEIHKPITELGMVKSVEIGADGAVAVTVYLTVSGCPMRETITQRVTDAVSAVEGVTRVDVTLDVMSDEQRKELANALRGGQTEREVPFAKPGSLTRVYAVASGKGGVGKSSVTVNLAVAMAADGLKVGVVDADIYGHSVPRMLGADGSPTQVENMIMPPSANGVKVISIGMFTPGNAPVVWRGPMLHRALQQFLADVYWGDLDVLLLDLPPGTGDIAISVAQLVPNAEILVVTTPQQAAAEVAERAGSIAVQTHQKIVGVVENMSGLPCPHCDEMVDVFGTGGGQAVADGLTRTTGTNVPVLGSIPIDVRLREGGDDGKPVVLTDPDSPAGSALRAIAGKLGGRQRGLSGLSLGITPRNKF is encoded by the coding sequence ATGGCTATGGAAGACGCGGTGCGCGAGGCACTGGCGACGGTGAACGACCCCGAGATCCACAAGCCCATCACCGAACTCGGGATGGTCAAGTCGGTGGAGATCGGCGCGGACGGGGCGGTCGCGGTCACCGTGTACCTCACGGTCTCGGGCTGCCCGATGCGGGAGACGATCACGCAGCGCGTGACCGACGCGGTCTCCGCGGTCGAGGGCGTCACCCGCGTCGACGTCACGCTCGACGTGATGAGCGACGAGCAGCGCAAGGAGCTGGCGAACGCCCTGCGCGGCGGCCAGACCGAGCGCGAGGTCCCCTTCGCCAAGCCCGGCAGCCTGACCCGCGTCTACGCGGTCGCCTCCGGCAAGGGCGGCGTCGGCAAGTCCTCGGTCACGGTCAACCTGGCCGTGGCGATGGCGGCCGACGGCCTCAAGGTCGGTGTCGTCGACGCCGACATCTACGGCCACTCCGTGCCGCGCATGCTGGGCGCCGACGGCAGCCCCACCCAGGTCGAGAACATGATCATGCCGCCGTCGGCGAACGGCGTGAAGGTCATCTCGATCGGCATGTTCACCCCGGGCAACGCCCCGGTCGTCTGGCGCGGCCCGATGCTCCACCGCGCCCTCCAGCAGTTCCTGGCGGACGTGTACTGGGGCGACCTGGACGTCCTGCTCCTGGACCTGCCGCCCGGCACCGGTGACATCGCGATCTCCGTGGCGCAGCTGGTCCCGAACGCGGAGATCCTGGTCGTGACGACCCCGCAGCAGGCGGCGGCCGAGGTCGCCGAGCGCGCGGGCTCCATCGCCGTGCAGACCCACCAGAAGATCGTCGGCGTGGTCGAGAACATGTCCGGCCTGCCCTGCCCGCACTGCGACGAGATGGTCGACGTCTTCGGCACGGGCGGCGGCCAGGCGGTCGCCGACGGCCTGACCCGCACGACCGGCACGAACGTCCCGGTCCTCGGCAGCATCCCCATCGACGTCCGCCTCCGCGAGGGCGGCGACGACGGCAAGCCGGTCGTCCTGACGGACCCGGACTCTCCGGCGGGCTCGGCCCTCCGGGCGATCGCGGGCAAACTGGGAGGACGGCAGCGCGGCCTGTCGGGCCTGTCCCTGGGGATCACCCCGAGGAACAAGTTCTGA
- a CDS encoding sec-independent translocase, with product MFNDIGPLELVALIVLAVLVFGPDKLPKVIQDVTRTIRKIREFSESAKSDIREELGPEFKDFEFEDLNPKTFIRKQLDNEDLGLKEIRNGFDLKKEMAEVTDAVHSRESDTSSASSAGAAGSSGGRIDMTKKPETPDPDDRPPFDADAT from the coding sequence GTGTTCAATGACATAGGACCACTCGAGCTGGTGGCGCTCATCGTCCTCGCCGTGCTCGTCTTCGGTCCGGACAAGCTCCCCAAGGTCATCCAGGACGTGACGCGCACGATCCGGAAGATCCGTGAGTTCTCGGAGAGCGCCAAGAGCGACATCCGGGAGGAACTCGGCCCGGAGTTCAAGGACTTCGAGTTCGAGGACCTCAACCCCAAGACGTTCATCCGCAAGCAGCTGGACAACGAGGACCTGGGGCTCAAGGAGATCCGCAACGGCTTCGACCTGAAGAAGGAGATGGCCGAGGTCACCGACGCCGTCCACAGCCGGGAATCCGACACCTCCTCCGCGTCGTCCGCCGGCGCCGCCGGTTCGTCCGGTGGCCGCATCGACATGACGAAGAAGCCGGAGACGCCCGACCCGGACGACCGGCCGCCCTTCGACGCGGACGCCACCTGA